From a single Pseudomonas cremoricolorata genomic region:
- a CDS encoding patatin-like phospholipase family protein produces MSKRVALVLGSGGARGYAHIGVIEELERRGYDIACIAGCSMGAVIGGIYAAGKLPEYRRWIESLDYLDVLRLVDVSFRLGAIRGDKVFGQIRKIVGEINIEQLRIPYTAIAADLTHQQEIWFQEGCLHQAMRASAAIPSLFTPVQQGNRMLVDGGILNPLPIVPVVSSHCDLIVAVNLNATNHNHYQLPVIERPAAFKMRFDALINSLGSHLPFRRKPAERLMRIDREISTGHAPQANPWLNEGADPEGQQPAAAPETDAAPKSATGSFIIDNVGPASLLDLINQSFEVMQTSLAQYKIAGYPPDVLINVPKRVCRFFEFYKAPELIALGREIARDTLDTYERQQR; encoded by the coding sequence TTGGTTCTGGGCTCGGGCGGCGCACGCGGCTATGCGCATATCGGCGTGATCGAGGAACTCGAACGACGCGGTTATGACATCGCCTGCATCGCCGGCTGTTCGATGGGTGCGGTCATCGGCGGCATCTACGCCGCGGGCAAACTGCCTGAATACCGCCGCTGGATCGAAAGCCTCGACTACCTGGATGTGTTGCGTCTGGTCGATGTCAGCTTCCGCCTCGGGGCGATCCGTGGCGACAAGGTCTTCGGCCAGATCCGCAAGATCGTCGGCGAGATCAACATCGAACAGTTACGCATCCCCTATACCGCCATCGCTGCCGACCTGACCCACCAACAGGAAATCTGGTTCCAGGAAGGCTGCCTGCATCAGGCCATGCGCGCCTCGGCCGCGATACCCAGCCTGTTCACCCCGGTTCAGCAAGGCAATCGCATGCTGGTCGACGGCGGCATTCTCAACCCGCTGCCCATCGTGCCGGTGGTTTCGAGTCACTGCGACCTGATCGTCGCGGTCAACCTCAACGCCACCAACCACAACCATTACCAGCTCCCGGTGATCGAGCGACCTGCGGCCTTCAAGATGCGCTTCGATGCGCTGATCAACTCCCTCGGCTCGCACCTGCCGTTTCGCCGCAAACCCGCTGAACGGCTCATGCGCATCGATCGGGAAATCAGCACCGGACATGCGCCCCAGGCCAACCCATGGCTCAACGAGGGGGCGGACCCCGAAGGTCAGCAGCCGGCCGCTGCACCTGAGACGGACGCCGCGCCGAAGTCTGCCACAGGCTCGTTCATCATCGACAACGTCGGACCGGCTTCACTGCTGGATCTGATCAACCAGAGCTTCGAGGTCATGCAGACCTCGCTGGCACAGTACAAGATCGCCGGCTATCCGCCGGATGTGCTGATCAACGTGCCCAAGCGCGTGTGCCGGTTCTTCGAGTTCTACAAGGCCCCTGAGCTGATCGCTCTGGGCCGGGAAATCGCTCGCGACACGCTGGATACCTACGAACGCCAGCAGCGCTGA